One Pieris napi chromosome 13, ilPieNapi1.2, whole genome shotgun sequence genomic window carries:
- the LOC125055380 gene encoding wee1-like protein kinase 2, translated as MSESYRMKTGYNHSELSVETSSDMSDSFNMFSSNLSPIPPTLLLPRKLDFNSLDDDDCGRKASTAPMSFSPPYKRVGALTLFDSPRTPKTLLEKCSTPSINRSRIRLFPPKLEIPAGMPSGSSHHLHPPSNQPAMDEDSAFISIAPEDIEEPKPRKQPLVNINPFTPDGQAMNKKKRALSKTPNADSTPENPAKRLRESNISRYNVEFQELGVIGCGSFGRVTKCLNKLDGCVYALKRSLRPVAGSYAERAAITEVYAHAALGKHPHVVRYYSAWAEDDHMIIQNEYCDGGSLQQKMEHGPLPESELLLLLAHISDGLSYIHSMHLVHMDIKPGNIFICREEVTSHTDSDDGYDDDDAPNRPGRHKYKIGDLGHVTCISSPSVEEGDCRYLPKEILQENFNHLPKADIFAFGLTLFEAAGGGALPKNGQEWHDIRDGKLPDLPKVSREFNELLKKMVDPNPLNRPTAARLRRHSLLHSSSNKSKEQLRRELAEAKLKNELLNSQLEQAARCIKSLTPNLQSQESAKFRTRSSKRLHTRAENIDDVIRSVTSPFLNRILPPKNTRETRCIKSLTPSQDTNFRTRASKRLQPRGADIEDIRTVTSPRRLCGTVAARKQGKKI; from the exons ATGAGTGAGAGTTACAGAATGAAGACTGGATATAATCATTCAGAACTATCAGTGGAAACATCTAGTGACATGTCAGATTCTTTCAATATGTTTTCGAGCAATTTAAGTCCTATACCACCAACGTTATTATTGCCTAGGAAATTGGATTTTAACAGTTTGGACGATGATGATTGTGGCAGGAAAGCTTCAACAGCACCAATGTCTTTCAGCCCACCTTATAAGCGAGTTGGTGCCTTGAC ACTATTCGACAGTCCGCGCACTCCGAAGACCTTACTCGAGAAATGTTCAACACCATCTATTAATCGATCTAGGATTCGTTTGTTCCCACCGAAACTTGAGATTCCGGCGG GCATGCCGTCTGGCTCCAGCCATCACCTTCATCCACCATCTAATCAGCCAGCCATGGATGAAGACAGTGCCTTTATAAGCATAGCCCCTGAGGATATCGAGGAACCAAAGCCTCGGAAACAACCTTTGGTCAACATCAATCCTTTTACACCCGACG gtcaAGCGATGAACAAGAAGAAACGAGCCTTGTCTAAAACTCCTAATGCTGATTCAACACCTGAGAATCCAGCGAAAAGACTAAGG GAATCGAACATATCCCGCTACAACGTGGAGTTCCAAGAGCTAGGAGTGATCGGATGCGGCTCTTTCGGTCGCGTGACCAAATGCCTGAACAAGCTGGACGGGTGCGTGTACGCACTGAAACGCTCGCTGCGTCCGGTCGCGGGCTCGTACGCCGAGAGGGCGGCCATCACGGAGGTGTATGCGCACGCTGCGCTTGGGAAGCATCCGCACGTTGTCAG aTATTACTCGGCCTGGGCAGAGGATGATCATATGATCATTCAGAACGAATACTGCGATGGTGGTTCCTTACAACAGAAAATGGAACATGGGCCGCTACCCGAAAGTGAATTGTTGCTGCTATTGGCCCATATCAGTGATGGATTGTC atATATTCACTCAATGCACCTTGTACACATGGACATAAAGCCTGGAAATATATTCATTTGTCGAGAGGAAGTGACGTCACACACGGATTCAGATGACGGATATGACGATGATGATGCGCCGAACAGACCAGGCAGACATAAATATAAGATTG GTGACTTAGGACATGTGACGTGTATATCATCACCGTCGGTAGAAGAGGGCGATTGCAGATATTTGCCCAAGGAAATACTACAAGAGAACTTTAATCACCTCCCCAAGGCCGATATATTTGCTTTTG GTCTCACCCTGTTCGAAGCGGCGGGTGGTGGTGCCTTACCCAAAAATGGACAAGAATGGCACGACATCAGAGATGGTAAATTACCAGATTTACCTAAAGTGTCTCGGGAATTCAATGAATTATTGAAG aaaatggTGGATCCGAACCCCTTAAATCGTCCCACAGCGGCCCGTTTGCGTCGTCACTCTCTTCTCCACTCGTCCAGCAACAAGAGTAAAGAGCAGTTGCGTAGGGAGTTGGCTGAGGCGAAACTCAAGAACGAGCTGCTCAATAGCCAGCTCGAGCAGGCTGCGAG ATGCATAAAATCTCTAACACCGAACTTGCAAAGTCAAGAATCGGCTAAATTCCGCACGCGATCCTCGAAACGCTTACACACACGTGCCGAGAATATTGATGACGTCATCCGGTCTGTGACGTCACCGTTTCTCAACCGGATTTTACCCCCTAAGAATACCCGGGAAACAAg ATGTATAAAATCGTTAACACCCAGCCAAGACACGAACTTCCGCACTCGTGCCTCCAAACGCTTGCAACCCCGAGGGGCTGACATCGAAGATATTCGGACAGTGACGTCACCAAGACGGTTATGCGGTACCGTAGCGGCCAGAAAACAGGGTAAAAAGATATAA